CATCAATGTTTATGTGGATGCTCTTGGAACAGTGACGCCAACCAACACCGTCACGATCTACAGCCAGATCACTGGGAAGGTGATGGCGGTTTACTACCGCGAAGGACAGATTGTGAGGAAGGGTCAACCGTTGATCGATATCGATCCACGGCCTTATGAAGCGACACTCACACAGGCCGAGGGAACGCTTCAGCACGATCAAGGTGTGCTGGCTGAGGCGCGGATCGACCTGGAGCGGTATCAGATTGCTTTTTCAAAGAACGCGATTGCGCGGCAACAGCTCGAGGATCAGCAGCAGGTTGTGCTGCAGGATGAAGGGACCGTCAAGACGGATGAGGGCACGGTTGCTTACGACAAGGTGCAACTGTCGTACTGCCATATCGTTTCTCCGATCAATGGGCGGGTGGGATTGCGGCTTGTCGATCCGGGTAATACCGTGTTCTCCGGTACGGGATCGACGCTGGTTGTGGTGACGCAACTGCAGCCGATTACGGTTGTGTTCAATGTGTCCGAGGATGATCTTCCTGCGATTCAGGCGCAGTTGAAGGGTGGCCGGACGCTTGAGGTCGATGCATACGATCGGGCAAATGATAAGCAGATAGAAGCGGGCAAGCTGAACTCGTTGGATAACCAGATCGATACGACGACTGGAACGGTAAAGTTCAGGGCTGGCTTCAATAACACCGGACTGACGCTGTTTCCGAATCAGTTTGTGAATGCGCGGCTGCTGGAGAAGACGTTGAAGGGGACAGTCCTGGTGCCTTCAGCGGCGGTGCAGCATAACGGCACACAGGCCTTTGTGTATGTGGTGAAGCCCAACAAGACGGTTGGCGTGCAGAACGTCACCGCGTTGACGAGCGATGAGAAAGATACGGCTGTGCAAGGGCTTGGGGCCGGTACGGATGTGGCTACGAGCGGGTTCGACCGGCTGGAGAATGGAGTGCCGGTCCTCATCAACCAAAAGGCTCCAGGACAGGCAGCGGCACAGGGGCACGGCAGCAATGGCTCGGCTGGCGGAAGCACAACGCCATGAGTCCTTCACGGCCATTTATTCTGCGCCCGGTTGCGACTGCTTTGTTGATGGTCGCCATCTTTCTTGCGGGTGCGGTGAGCTACTTCCAGCTTCCGGTGTCTGCACTGCCGGAGGTCGATTATCCGACGATCCAGGTGCTGACGTTTTATCCGGGAGCCAGTCCGGATGTGGTGGCGTCCGGAGTTACGGCACCGCTGGAACGGCAGTTCGGCGAGGTGGCTGGGCTGAGCCAGATGACCTCAACGAGCGCGGGCGGTGTGTCCGTGATCGTGATGCAGTTTCAGCTGAGCCTGGACATCGATGTGGCCGAGCAGGAGGTGCAGGCTGCCATCAATGCGGCGCAGAGCTATCTGCCGGCGAACCTGCCTACGCCACCAATCTATAGCAAGTCGAATCCGGCGGATGCTCCGGTGCTGACGCTTGCGCTGACCTCTAACGAGATGCCTTTGAGCCAGGTGGAGGATTTGGCGGATACGCGACTGGCACCGAAGATCTCACAGATCTCCGGCGTTGGTTTGGTAAGTATTTCAGGCGGACAGAAGCCTGCGGTGCGTATCCAGGCGAATCCTACGGCGCTGGCGGCCTATGGCGTGAATCTCGAGGATCTTAGAAACTCCCTGACCGGGAACAGCTTAAACTCGGCGAAGGGTAACTTCGACGGGCCGACGCAGGACTACACGATCAATGCCAACGACCAGTTGCTTTCAAGCGGCGACTATAAGTCCGTTGTCGTGGCTTATCGTAATGGTGCTCCGGTGATGTTGGGCGAGGTGGCTAAGGTTGTAGATGGCGTTGAGAACTCCACGCTGGCAGCCTGGATGAACCAGACGCCCGCGGTGATTCTGAATATTCAACGGCAGCCCGGGGCGAATACGATCCAAGTGGTGGACAGCATCACGAAGCTGCTGCCGCAGTTGGAGACGACTCTGCCGAAGGCTGTACATGTGCAGATCGTGACGGACCGAACGACGGCGATCCGGGCTTCCGTGAAGGACGTTGAGTTCGAGTTGATGCTGACCATTGGGCTTGTGGTCATGGTCATCTTCCTTTTCCTGCGGAATGTGGCGGCGACGATTATTCCTAGTGTGGCTGTACCGATCTCGCTGATTGGAACGCTGGGAGTGATGTATCTGGCGGGCTATAGCCTCAACAACCTGACGATGATGGCGTTGACCATCTCAACGGGCTTTGTGGTAGATGACGCGATCGTCATGATCGAGAACATCTCGCGCTATATCGAAGAGGGTGAAGAGCCGATGGCGGCGGCGCTGAAGGGCGCGGAGCAGATTGGGTTTACGATTCTTTCTTTGACGATTTCGTTG
This region of Granulicella tundricola MP5ACTX9 genomic DNA includes:
- a CDS encoding efflux RND transporter periplasmic adaptor subunit — protein: MSEEQQRGSSGAELGASFEAHNSESYGGDVGRSFTEKNGEEERHKREHKSHAWIWITAIIVIVVAILLVERGKSDKTSTKAGAGGAAAGKSGGGRGQQGPAAITVGQSKTGNINVYVDALGTVTPTNTVTIYSQITGKVMAVYYREGQIVRKGQPLIDIDPRPYEATLTQAEGTLQHDQGVLAEARIDLERYQIAFSKNAIARQQLEDQQQVVLQDEGTVKTDEGTVAYDKVQLSYCHIVSPINGRVGLRLVDPGNTVFSGTGSTLVVVTQLQPITVVFNVSEDDLPAIQAQLKGGRTLEVDAYDRANDKQIEAGKLNSLDNQIDTTTGTVKFRAGFNNTGLTLFPNQFVNARLLEKTLKGTVLVPSAAVQHNGTQAFVYVVKPNKTVGVQNVTALTSDEKDTAVQGLGAGTDVATSGFDRLENGVPVLINQKAPGQAAAQGHGSNGSAGGSTTP